The following are encoded together in the Daucus carota subsp. sativus chromosome 5, DH1 v3.0, whole genome shotgun sequence genome:
- the LOC108221966 gene encoding deSI-like protein At4g17486: MLCTRDRKRSQDGSFPVYLNVYDLTSVNGYAYWLGLGAYHSAVQVHGIEYAFGAHEYSTSGIFEGEPRKCQEFTFRKSVLIGWTEMNVEEVRRVMEEELAYIYTGTAYNLITKNCNHFCNDACVKLTGNPIPSWVNRLAKIGFYCNCIIPARLKTAKFGNDRSEAVCEEEETKLANPSNETSTTTSDSSSSSPSSSPATRNESTRMSLLALPPPPLFLPSP; this comes from the exons atgctgtgTACCAGGGATCGGAAAAGAAGCCAGGACGGATCGTTCCCTGTGTACCTTAATGTTTATGATCTGACATCGGTTAATGGCTATGCTTACTGGCTTGGCCTTGGAGCCTATCACTCTGCCGTTCAAG TTCACGGGATTGAGTATGCATTTGGAGCGCATGAGTATTCTACATCAGGGATTTTTGAAGGTGAGCCGAGGAAATGCCAGGAATTTACGTTTAGGAAATCAGTCTTGATCGGATGGACGGAGATGAATGTGGAAGAGGTGAGAAGAGTGATGGAAGAGGAACTTGCTTATATCTATACAGGAACAGCGTATAATCTCATCACCAAGAACTGTAACCATTTTTGCAATGATGCTTGTGTTAAGCTCACTGGGAATCCTATACCGAGCTGGGTGAATCGACTGGCCAAAATTG GGTTCTACTGCAATTGTATCATTCCAGCACGTTTGAAAACCGCCAAATTTGGAAACGACAGATCAGAAGcagtttgtgaagaagaggaaacTAAACTCGCGAATCCATCAAATGAGACGTCGACTACTACTTCAGATTCGTCATCTTCTTCGCCTTCCAGCTCCCCTGCGACAAGAAATGAGAGTACCAGAATGTCTTTGCTGGCACTGCCACCACCTCCGCTGTTTCTTCCTTCTCCGTAG